A single genomic interval of Oryza sativa Japonica Group chromosome 7, ASM3414082v1 harbors:
- the LOC4343575 gene encoding equilibrative nucleotide transporter 3-like translates to MGSSSSYSAIPGDQSELITGCDEDDHGLAKTKGKNWGIFICWLLGNGCLFGFNGMVTIEDYYVYLFPNYHPTRMITLVYQPFVLTTTALFAYHEAKINTRMRNLARYMLFFLSSFGVIVLDVASSGRGGIAPFVGLCLIAAAFGVADGHVQGGMTGDLSLMCPEFIQSFFAGIAASGAITSALRFLTKAIFENSKDGLRKGAMMFSSIACFFELLCVILYAFVFPKLPIMKFYRTKAASEGSLTVTADLAAGGIKSQPENPLDEEDQAFAERLSNR, encoded by the exons ATGGGCAGCTCTTCCTCCTACAGCGCGATCCCA GGCGATCAAAGTGAGCTAATCACAGGATGTGATGAAGATGACCATGGATTAGCCAAAACCAAG GGGAAGAATTGGGGAATTTTCATCTGCTGGCTCCTCGGAAATGGATGCCTCTTCGGGTTCAATGGCATGGTTACAATCGAAGATTACTATGTTTACCTCTTCCCG AATTACCATCCTACAAGAATGATCACTCTCGTTTATCAGCCATTCGTCCTCACCACAACAGCTCTGTTCGCATATCACGAGGCAAAGATCAACACTAGGATGCGCAACTTGGCTAGATATATGCTGTTCTTCCTGAGCTCATTTGGAGTGATCGTT CTAGACGTTGCATCTTCAGGAAGAGGAGGGATTGCACCGTTCGTTGGTTTGTGTCTGATCGCCGCGGCTTTCGGCGTTGCAGACGGCCATGTTCAGGGTGGGATGACTGGAGACCTGTCCTTGATGTGCCCGGAATTCATCCAG TCGTTCTTTGCTGGCATTGCTGCATCGGGTGCAATAACCTCTGCATTGAGGTTCTTGACAAAAGCAATTTTTGAGAACTCCAAAGATGGCCTTCGCAAAGGAGCTA TGATGTTCTCCTCGATAGCATGCTTCTTCGAGCTTCTGTGTGTCATACTCTACGCCTTCGTCTTCCCAAAGCTGCCAATCATGAAGTTCTACCGCACAAAGGCTGCTTCCGAGGGGTCTCTGACGGTCACTGCTGACCTCGCTGCCGGTGGCATCAAAAGTCAGCCAGAAAATCCTTTG GATGAAGAAGACCAGGCTTTCGCAGAACGATTAAGCAACAGATAG
- the LOC4343574 gene encoding equilibrative nucleotide transporter 3: MAYGKGEQRVATTQGKCWGIFICWLLGNGCLFGFNSMLTIEDYYTFLFPNYHPTRVVTLTYQPFVLRTTAIFTYHEAKVNTRLRNLAGYTLFFLSSFAAIVLDVATSGRGGITPFVGVCIIAAAFGVADGHVQGGMTGDLSLMCPEFIQSFFAGLAASGMITSALRLITKAAFENSRDGLRKGAMLFSSISCFFELLCVLLYAFIFPKLPIVKFYRSKAASEGSLTVAADLAAGGIQNRANPLSEEDPSCVERLSTKQLLLQNTDYALDLFLIYLLTLSIFPGFLAENTGSHSLGSWYALVLIASYNVWDLIGRYIPLIEQVKLRSRKVILIAVVSRFLLIPAFYYTAKYSDQGWMIMLTSFLGLSNGYLTVCILTEAPKGYKGPEQNALGNLLVLSLLGGIFCGAILDWLWLIGKGW, encoded by the exons ATGGCATATGGTAAAGGAGAACAAAGAGTAGCTACGACTCAG GGAAAATGTTGGGGTATTTTCATTTGCTGGCTTCTGGGAAATGGGTGCCTCTTTGGGTTCAACAGCATGCTTACAATCGAAGATTACTACACCTTTCTCTTTCCG AATTACCATCCAACAAGAGTTGTTACTCTCACCTATCAGCCATTCGTCCTCCGCACAACTGCCATATTCACGTATCATGAGGCAAAGGTCAACACTAGGTTGCGCAATTTGGCGGGTTACACACTCTTCTTCTTGAGCTCATTTGCAGCGATCGTT TTGGATGTTGCAACTTCAGGGAGAGGTGGAATCACGCCATTTGTTGGCGTGTGCATCATTGCTGCTGCCTTTGGTGTTGCCGATGGTCATGTTCAAGGTGGAATGACAGGTGATCTCTCCCTGATGTGCCCAGAATTTATCCAG TCCTTCTTTGCTGGACTAGCTGCATCAGGAATGATAACCTCTGCATTGAGGCTTATAACAAAGGCGGCTTTTGAGAATTCCAGGGATGGCCTTCGCAAAGGAGCTA TGTTGTTCTCCTCAATATCATGCTTCTTTGAGCTACTATGTGTTCTACTATATGCTTTCATCTTCCCGAAGCTGCCAATCGTGAAGTTTTATCGTTCAAAAGCAGCTTCAGAGGGGTCTCTGACAGTCGCTGCTGATCTTGCTGCTGGTGGCATCCAAAATCGCGCAAATCCACTG TCTGAAGAAGACCCTTCCTGCGTTGAACGTTTGAGTACCAAGCAGTTGCTACTACAGAACACAGACTATGCATTGGATTTGTTCTTGATCTATTTACTGACACTGTCCATCTTTCCGGGTTTTTTAGCTGAAAACACTGGATCACACAGCTTGGGCTCTTG GTATGCACTTGTCTTGATCGCGAGCTATAACGTATGGGATCTGATCGGAAGATACATACCTCTGATTGAACAAGTCAAGCTAAGGTCCCGCAAGGTGATACTgatcgccgtcgtctcgcggtTCTTGCTCATTCCTGCATTCTACTACACTGCAAAGTACAGTGACCAGGGCTGGATGATCATGCTAACGTCGTTTCTCGGTTTGAGCAACGGATATCTCACCGTCTGCATCCTCACCGAAGCACCCAAAGGGTACAAG GGACCAGAACAAAATGCTTTGGGCAACTTGCTTGTGCTTTCCCTGTTGGGAGGCATATTTTGCGGGGCCATTCTTGATTGGCTCTGGTTGATAGGTAAAGGGTGGTGA
- the LOC4343573 gene encoding equilibrative nucleotide transporter 3, whose protein sequence is MSLEVAGAGAPQAQGKFLGILVCWVLGNGSLFAWNSMLTIEDYYSILFPTYHPTRVLTIAYQPFAFGITCILTYHEAKLNTRKRNLIGFALFLISSFALIMLDIGTKGRGGLGPFIGVCIISALFGTADASVQGGLVGDLSFMCPEFIQSFLAGLAASGVLTSALRLITKAAFENSQNGLRNGAILFFSITCFFELVCLLLYAYVFPKLPIVKHYRSKAAAEGSKTVASDLAAAGISNEHSIQAEEDPKKCDRLSTKDLLIQNIDYAFDIFLIYVLTLSIFPGFLSEDTGAHSLGTWYALTLIAMYNVWDLIGRYLPLIKCIKLTSRKGLTGAILARFLFIPAFYFTAKYGDQGYMIFLTSFLGLTNGFLTVCVLTEAPKGYKGPEQNALGNVLVVCLLGGIFSGVVLDWLWLIGKGW, encoded by the exons ATGAGCCTCGAGGTCGCAGGTGCGGGGGCACCTCAGGCTCAG GGGAAGTTCTTGGGTATACTTGTCTGCTGGGTTTTGGGAAATGGAAGCCTCTTCGCTTGGAATAGTATGCTCACCATTGAAGATTACTATTCAATTCTGTTCCCG ACATACCATCCAACAAGAGTTCTTACAATAGCTTACCAACCTTTTGCCTTCGGAATAACCTGCATCCTGACATACCATGAAGCAAAGCTCAACACAAGGAAGAGGAATCTAATTGGATTTGCACTTTTCTTAATTAGTTCTTTTGCATTAATAATG CTGGACATTGGTACTAAAGGAAGGGGTGGACTTGGTCCATTTATCGGTGTCTGCATAATCAGTGCCTTATTTGGGACAGCTGATGCCAGTGTTCAAGGCGGTTTGGTTGGCGACCTTTCCTTCATGTGCCCGGAGTTTATTCAG TCTTTCCTTGCTGGCTTGGCTGCATCAGGAGTTCTAACATCAGCCTTGAGATTAATTACAAAAGCAGCATTTGAGAACTCACAAAATGGTCTTCGTAATGGAGCTA TACTGTTCTTTTCGATAACATGCTTCTTCGAGCTAGTGTGCCTACTCCTTTATGCGTATGTCTTTCCCAAGTTACCCATCGTGAAGCACTACCGATCAAAGGCCGCCGCTGAAGGGAGCAAGACTGTTGCAAGTGATCTTGCTGCTGCAGGAATCAGCAATGAACATTCTATACAA GCCGAGGAAGATCCCAAAAAATGCGATCGTTTAAGCACCAAAGATCTGTTGATACAGAACATAGACTACGCATTTGACATTTTCCTGATATATGTCCTGACTCTATCAATCTTCCCTGGATTTTTGTCTGAAGATACTGGAGCACACAGCCTGGGAACATG GTACGCGTTGACGCTCATTGCGATGTACAATGTGTGGGATCTGATTGGGAGGTACCTGCCACTGATCAAGTGCATCAAGCTGACCTCCCGGAAGGGTCTCACGGGGGCGATCCTGGCTCGGTTCTTGTTCATCCCCGCGTTCTACTTCACTGCCAAGTACGGCGATCAAGGCTACATGATCTTCCTGACGTCCTTCCTGGGCCTCACCAATGGCTTCCTCACCGTGTGCGTCCTCACCGAGGCGCCCAAAGGATACAAG GGGCCGGAGCAGAACGCGCTGGGCAACGTGCTGGTGGTCTGCCTCCTCGGCGGCATTTTCTCCGGCGTTGTGCTCGACTGGCTGTGGTTGATAGGAAAAGGCTGGTGA
- the LOC136357489 gene encoding uncharacterized protein — translation MDLEALPGDVLEEVLRRLPPRSLAACRCVCSALRALVDDRRVLRADLLPLKLAGIFIGVIWVPQFFARPVLPHALDLTRLPETMLDCRNGLLLAHNVVVNPATGRWARLPRSPPPPPGCSCNDVFDYLVFDPTVSAHYEVYKIPSPFGDGMSDWPPSPFIIDVFSSKTLQWEKRSYVREGEAAGTVANLLARGFNCHQRSALWRGALYVPCETDFVTRISLSDGKYQVIKSPIGLEAMGKGSFLQLGKSKDGVCAFAHDDYQLCVWFLNESCGQMNWELKHQTHLWSLLAQLKSREHLAQCKSCKQTNGHWKYYDGNLFEEQILQTDLQVDTYPENDYQAEEDEFGRHFDTDSNYYDAEEYGWASDEDGECHSECNNKYGEDELYKVDKLYNMQCQELFYFFGFHPYRDVVFLHVSSSRAVAYHLNSSKVRDLGVGWEQHISAGFSKRHHRYGIGDPSIGVGSTTGTFEAHARENRADTYFKLLSVVSNHLTLKNKLNHLPHLTTTNP, via the exons ATGGACCTGGAGGCGCTACCGGGAGACGTGCTGGAGGAAGtcctccgccgcctgccgccacgCAGCCTGGCGGCGTGCCGGTGCGTCTGCAGTGCGCTGCGCGCGCTCGTCGACGACCGCCGCGTGCTGCGCGCGGACCTCCTCCCCCTGAAGCTGGCCGGCATCTTCATCGGCGTCATCTGGGTCCCTCAGTTCTTCGCCCGCCCCGTGCTGCCCCACGCGCTCGACCTCACGCGCCTACCCGAGACGATGTTGGATTGCCGCaacggcctcctcctcgcccacaACGTCGTCGTCAACCCGGCCACGGGGCGGTGGGCGCGCCTGCCTCGGAGCCCACCTCCCCCGCCCGGCTGCTCGTGCAACGACGTGTTCGATTATCTCGTCTTTGATCCTACCGTGTCGGCGCACTACGAGGTGTATAAGATCCCATCTCCTTTCGGTGACGGCATGAGCGACTGGCCGCCGTCACCGTTTATCATCGATGTCTTCTCATCCAAGACACTACAATGGGAGAAGAGGTCGTATGTGCGAGAGGGCGAAGCTGCTGGGACCGTCGCCAATCTGCTCGCGCGGGGGTTTAATTGTCATCAAAGATCCGCCTTATGGCGGGGAGCGCTTTACGTGCCATGCGAAACAGATTTCGTTACAAG GATATCCTTATCGGATGGTAAATACCAAGTAATTAAGTCGCCGATAGGTTTGGAGGCCATGGGCAAAggttcttttctccaacttggCAAGTCAAAAGACGGAGTGTGTGCATTTGCTCATGATGACTACCAACTTTGTGTTTGGTTTCTTAATGAATCATGCGGTCAAATGAACTGGGAATTGAAGCATCAAACACATCTATGGTCTCTGCTAGCACAATTAAAATCTCGTGAACATCTAGCACAGTGCAAATCCTGTAAACAAACCAATGGACATTGGAAATATTATGATGGCAACTTATTTGAAGAACAGATACTTCAAACAGACTTACAGGTAGACACCTATCCTGAGAATGACTATCAAGCGGAAGAAGACGAATTCGGAAGGCACTTTGACACAGATAGCAACTACTACGATGCAGAAGAATATGGATGGGCTTCTGATGAAGATGGCGAATGCCATAGTGAATGTAACAACAAATATGGGGAAGATGAACTTTACAAAGTGGATAAGCTTTACAATATGCAATGCCAGGAACTCTTTTATTTCTTTGGATTTCACCCTTACAGAGATGTTGTTTTCTTACATGTATCATCTAGCAGAGCGGTGGCCTATCATCTCAATAGCTCAAAGGTTCGAGACTTAG GTGTTGGTTGGGAACAGCACATTAGTGCTGGATTTTCGAAACGGCACCATAGATATGGCATAGGTGACCCAAGCATTGGTGTTGGTTCTACAACCGGCACATTTGAGGCGCATGCGAGGGAAAATCGAGCCGATACATACTTCAAGTTACTCTCTGTTGTCTCAAATCATTTGACATTGAAAAACAAATTGAATCATCTACCACATCTTACAACTACAAATCCTTGA
- the LOC4343572 gene encoding 60 kDa jasmonate-induced protein, which yields MVKPAAVLLLLYLPLLATPTRIGLSRNPFVPPPNSVPTIDRTEMDVSTSPYRDLIKKWRDLVLLNTRPEVMVPEDHPVLAPQYDDTVPPERLLLPKLVANGDKTATLALRDSNIYFIGFANKAGQWFSFKDRNDLPPSFRARPLSFGVDYASIAGFRKNLPNYPLGRRQTEWAVKVLSEYDPNRTDEATIKRAVVIILLTFCEALRFFPIRNAVEIGWDSVAYITSTDADRLVCWGQISYMLEYSFMSGHSWDSEEQRTRLKNLARDCKIFNEPQALETVDVLEYGAILGAKSTNWLY from the coding sequence ATGGTGAAGCCTGCAGCCGTCCTCCTGCTCCTCTACCTTCCCCTTCTCGCCACCCCGACGAGGATCGGCCTCAGCCGCAACCCCTTCGTCCCTCCTCCCAACTCTGTACCTACCATAGACAGGACGGAGATGGACGTGAGCACGTCGCCGTACCGCGACTTGATCAAGAAATGGCGAGACCTCGTGCTCCTCAACACTCGCCCGGAGGTCATGGTGCCGGAAGACCATCCGGTGCTGGCTCCCCAGTACGACGACACCGTCCCGCCGGAACGGTTGCTGTTGCCGAAGCTGGTGGCCAACGGGGACAAGACGGCCACGCTCGCCCTCCGCGACTCCAACATCTACTTCATAGGTTTCGCCAACAAAGCAGGGCAATGGTTCTCTTTCAAGGACAGGAACGACCTGCCGCCTTCCTTTCGGGCCAGGCCTCTCAGCTTTGGAGTGGACTACGCATCGATCGCCGGCTTCCGGAAAAACCTTCCAAACTACCCTCTCGGTAGGCGTCAAACGGAGTGGGCGGTAAAAGTTCTTTCAGAATACGATCCAAATCGCACTGATGAAGCAACCATAAAACGTGCGGTAGTGATCATCCTTCTTACCTTCTGCGAAGCTCTCAGGTTCTTTCCTATAAGAAATGCGGTTGAAATAGGTTGGGACTCCGTTGCCTACATTACCTCAACCGATGCGGATCGTCTCGTATGTTGGGGACAAATCTCATATATGCTTGAATATAGTTTTATGTCCGGTCATTCATGGGACTCGGAGGAACAACGTACTCGCCTCAAGAATCTAGCACGAGATTGTAAAATCTTTAACGAACCTCAGGCACTTGAAACCGTTGATGTGTTAGAGTACGGAGCTATCTTAGGTGCTAAAAGTACAAATTGGTTGTATTAA